Proteins encoded within one genomic window of Perognathus longimembris pacificus isolate PPM17 chromosome 28, ASM2315922v1, whole genome shotgun sequence:
- the LOC125343100 gene encoding testin-like, with protein sequence MCKLLIPSFLKKQPSPDKVHISGGDRSTPEAVGAQEKKPSDNKKSQYSCHCCKLTMKEGDPAIYAERAGYDKLWHPACFICSSCGELLVDMIYFWKNRKLYCGRHYCDSEKPRCAGCDELIFRNEYTQAEMQNWHRKHFCCFDCNNILAGEIYVIVNDKPTCKPCYVKNHAMVCPGCHNAIDPEVQRVTYNNFN encoded by the coding sequence ATGTGCAAGCTCCTGATACCCAGCTTCCTAAAGAAGCAGCCCAGCCCTGACAAAGTGCATATCTCCGGTGGGGACAGAAGCACCCCAGAAGCAGTGGGAGCCCAGGAGAAGAAGCCTTCTGATAACAAAAAGTCCCAATATTCTTGCCACTGCTGCAAACTGACTATGAAAGAAGGAGACCCAGCCATCTATGCTGAAAGGGCTGGCTATGATAAGCTGTGGCACCCAGCTTGTTTCATCTGCAGCAGCTGTGGCGAACTCCTGGTTGACATGATATATTTCTGGAAGAACAGGAAGCTGTACTGTGGCAGACATTACTGTGACAGTGAGAAGCCCCGATGTGCTGGTTGTGATGAGCTGATATTCAGAAATGAATATACCCAAGCAGAAATGCAGAATTGGCATCGGAAACACTTCTGCTGCTTTGACTGTAACAACATCCTCGCAGGTGAAATATATGTGATAGTCAATGACAAGCCCACGTGCAAGCCCTGCTATGTGAAGAACCATGCCATGGTGTGTCCAGGATGCCACAATGCCATTGATCCGGAGGTTCAGCGGGTGACCTACAACAACTTCAACTAG
- the Maged2 gene encoding melanoma-associated antigen D2, giving the protein MSDTSKSGAGPTSVQAKASEKGSGSGMPTLLTVTQNSEVSETPKASKASEVSEAMKVSKASGVSKATKSSKATEASEAATTKASPTTKLTDTKVPATTKKSPAADSKAQKADLKAVTTPATETKKASCVADTKANTKVPETEATASQAPEDEPEPEGAAAQVQENQDTRPKVKAKKSRKVKHLDGEEDGDSEQNQDSGTTGGHRVSKALMASMARRASRGPIAFWARRASRTRLAAWARRALLSLRSPKARRGKARRRAAKLQSSQEPEAPPPRDVALLQGRANDLVKYLLAKDQTKIPIKRSDMLKDIIKEYTDVYPEIIERAGYSLEKVFGIQLKEIDKNDHLYILLSTLEPTDAGILGTTKDSPKLGLLMVLLSIIFMNGNRSSEAVIWEVLRKLGLRPGIHHSLFGDVKKLITDEFVKQKYLDYARVPNSNPPEYEFFWGLRSYYETSKMKVLKFACKVQKKDPKEWAAQYREAMEADLKAAVEAAAEAKARAEIRARMGIGLGSENAAGPCNWDEADIGPWAKARIQSGAQAKAKAQDSGGASASTSTSITTSTGASASGGSTANNNLSATLTFGLFAGLGGAGASSSGSSVACGFSYK; this is encoded by the exons ATGTCTGACACAAGCAAGAGTGGTGCGGGTCCAACTAGCGTCCAG GCTAAAGCTTCTGAAAAGGGCAGTGGCTCCGGGATGCCTACTCTGTTGACAGTGACCCAGAACTCAGAAGTCTCAGAGACACCAAAGGCCTCAAAGGCTTCAGAGGTCTCAGAGGCTATGAAGGTCTCAAAAGCCTCAGGGGTCTCAAAGGCAACAAAAAGCTCAAAGGCCACAGAGGCTTCTGAGGCAGCTACCACCAAGGCCTCACCTACTACAAAGCTGACTGATACCAAGGTTCCTGCAACTACAAAGAAGAGCCCAGCAGCTGACAGCAAGGCCCAGAAGGCTGACCTGAAGGCTGTGACAACACCTGCCACTGAGACCAAAAAGGCCAGCTGTGTGGCTGATACAAAGGCCAATACAAAGGTACCTGAGACTGAGGCTACTGCCTCTCAGGCTCCAGAAGATGAACCTGAGCCTGAGGGTGCAGCTGCCCAGGTTCAGGAGAATCAGGATACTCGACCCAAGGTCAAGGCCAAGAAATCCAGAAAG GTGAAGCATCTGGATGGGGAAGAGGATGGTGACAGTGAACAGAATCAGGATTCTGGGACTACAGGTGGTCATAGGGTCTCAAAGGCCCTAATGGCCTCAATGGCCCGTAGGGCTTCAAGAGGGCCCATAGCCTTTTGGGCCCGAAGGGCATCAAGGACTCGATTGGCTGCTTGGGCCAGGAGAGCCTTGCTCTCCCTCAGATCACCCAAAGCTCGCAGGGGCAAAGCCCGCCGGAGAGCTGCCAAGCTCCAGTCATCCCAAGAGCCTGAAGCACCACCACCCCGAGATGTGGCCCTTTTACAAGGCAGG gCAAATGATTTAGTGAAGTACCTGTTGGCTAAAGACCAGACAAAGATTCCCATCAAGCGCTCAG ACATGCTGAAGGACATCATCAAAGAATACACTGATGTGTACCCTGAAATCATTGAACGAGCAGGCTATTCCTTGGAGAAG GTATTTGGAATTCAATTGAAAGAAATTGATAAGAATGACCACttgtacattcttctcagcacatTAGAGCCCACTGATGCAGGCATACTGGGAAC GACCAAGGACTCACCCAAACTGGGTCTCCTCATGGTGCTCTTGAGCATCATCTTCATGAATGGAAATCGATCCAGTGAGG CTGTCATCTGGGAGGTGCTGCGCAAGTTGGGGCTGCGCCCTGG GATACATCACTCACTCTTTGGGGATGTGAAGAAACTCATTACTGATGAGTTTGTGAAACAGAA GTACCTGGACTACGCCAGAGTCCCCAATAGCAATCCCCCAGAGTATGAGTTCTTCTGGGGCCTGCGCTCCTACTATGAGACCAGCAAGATGAAAGTCCTCAAATTTGCTTGCAAG GTACAGAAGAAGGATCCCAAGGAGTGGGCAGCTCAGTACCGAGAGGCAATGGAAGCAGATTTGAAGGCTGCAGTTGAGGCTGCAGCTGAGGCCAAGGCGAGGGCCGAGATTAGAGCTCGAATGGGCATTGGGCTCGGCTCTGAGAATGCTGCTGGGCCCTGCAACTGGGATGAAGCTGATATTGGACCCTGGGCCAAAGCCCGGATCCAGTCAGGAGCTCAAGCTAAAGCCAAAGCCCAAGACAGTGGTGGTGCCAGTGCCAGTACCTCTACCAGTATCACTACCAGTACTGGTGCCAGTGCCAGTGGTGGCTCCACTGCCAACAACAACCTGAGTGCCACTCTCACATTTGGGCTCTTCGCTGGCCTGGGTGGAGCTGGTGCCAGTAGCAGTGGCAGCTCTGTTGCCTGTGGTTTCTCCTACAAGTGA